In a genomic window of Candidatus Tumulicola sp.:
- a CDS encoding VOC family protein, whose amino-acid sequence MEKVTGIGGLFFRARDPESLTKWYEQHLGISPAPTNEGETVWEQEAGQTVFSPFPDSSDYFGDASKVWMINFRVRDMEKMVEQLRASGIPVDFDGQVHSIGAFARLHDPEGNPIELWQPPKA is encoded by the coding sequence ATGGAAAAAGTTACGGGAATTGGCGGCCTGTTTTTTCGCGCGCGCGATCCGGAATCGTTGACGAAATGGTACGAGCAACATCTTGGGATCTCACCCGCGCCGACGAATGAGGGCGAAACGGTTTGGGAGCAAGAGGCGGGCCAGACGGTGTTCAGTCCATTTCCCGACTCGAGCGATTATTTTGGCGACGCGAGCAAAGTGTGGATGATCAACTTTCGCGTGCGCGACATGGAAAAGATGGTCGAACAGTTGCGCGCCTCGGGAATTCCCGTGGACTTCGATGGACAGGTTCATTCCATCGGGGCATTCGCACGGCTCCACGATCCCGAAGGAAATCCGATCGAGCTCTGGCAGCCGCCGAAGGCGTAG
- a CDS encoding acetylornithine/succinylornithine family transaminase, producing MTAATQPAALLLTYNRAPVTFVAGEGCELIDDTGRRYLDLLAGIAVCALGHAHPAIADAVSEQARRLVHASNLYHHEPAGTLARELVRRSGLSGAFFCNSGTEANEAAIKLARKRAFRNGEPKRRTILACTGSFHGRTMGALAATANAAYREGFDPLPGGFAFTPFNDVDALDSAIDASVAAFIVEPVQGESGVHVANRTFLERARHLCDERGALLIFDEVQCGMGRIGPTFAFQHFGVVPDVVTMAKALANGLPIGAVLASGRAAAGFAPGDHGSTFGGSPIPCAAALAHLRVRDELALENAVTQRSHQLRAGLEAIALRNARLLGEVRGVGLLLGVDVRGPFVASDVVTRARELGLLIGTAGGNTIRVAPPLIVSSANVERGLSILEDAVASLT from the coding sequence GTGACGGCCGCCACCCAGCCGGCGGCGTTGCTGCTGACTTACAATCGCGCGCCGGTGACGTTCGTTGCGGGCGAAGGCTGTGAGTTGATCGACGATACCGGACGCCGGTATCTCGATCTCTTGGCGGGTATCGCGGTGTGCGCGCTGGGTCACGCGCATCCGGCGATCGCGGACGCGGTTTCGGAGCAAGCGCGGCGGCTGGTGCATGCCAGCAACCTGTACCACCACGAGCCGGCCGGCACGCTAGCACGCGAGTTGGTGCGGCGATCGGGCCTATCGGGCGCGTTCTTTTGCAACTCGGGGACCGAGGCCAACGAAGCGGCCATCAAACTCGCGCGCAAGCGCGCCTTCCGCAACGGCGAACCGAAGCGGCGCACCATCCTAGCCTGTACGGGATCCTTCCACGGACGCACGATGGGCGCGCTGGCGGCAACCGCCAACGCGGCGTACCGCGAAGGGTTCGACCCGTTGCCGGGTGGTTTTGCGTTTACGCCGTTTAACGACGTCGACGCGCTAGATAGCGCGATCGACGCTTCGGTCGCAGCATTCATCGTCGAGCCGGTGCAAGGCGAGAGCGGCGTGCACGTCGCGAACCGTACATTCTTAGAACGCGCACGCCACCTGTGTGACGAACGCGGCGCGTTATTGATATTCGACGAAGTGCAATGCGGCATGGGACGGATCGGACCGACGTTTGCGTTTCAACATTTCGGCGTCGTGCCCGACGTCGTGACGATGGCAAAAGCTCTGGCCAATGGGCTCCCAATCGGCGCGGTTTTGGCGAGCGGTCGTGCGGCCGCGGGATTCGCTCCGGGCGACCACGGTTCGACGTTCGGCGGCTCGCCGATTCCGTGCGCAGCGGCGTTGGCCCATCTGCGCGTACGCGACGAACTCGCGCTCGAGAACGCCGTTACCCAGCGGTCGCATCAGCTGCGCGCCGGACTCGAAGCTATCGCGCTGCGTAACGCTCGCTTGCTGGGCGAAGTTCGCGGAGTTGGTTTACTGCTTGGAGTCGACGTCCGAGGACCGTTTGTAGCGAGCGATGTCGTGACGCGAGCGCGCGAACTTGGATTGCTGATCGGCACCGCCGGCGGCAACACGATCCGCGTCGCACCGCCGCTAATCGTATCGAGCGCAAACGTCGAGCGTGGATTATCAATACTCGAAGACGCCGTCGCTTCACTGACGTAG
- a CDS encoding alkaline phosphatase family protein: MLRLRPFVIAGTIAALSACSQPGSGESSFAPSGPQSMNATSGQYIKHVVIIVQENRTFDNLFATYPGADGATSGYYLKPVGKKYVKTPINLVMRDLAGEEDLNHNSVAYNLACDGNDKYPKTSCDMDGFNFIGVDGNNPSHNYAYMYVNPADIQPYWTMAKQYGLSDHLFTTQGSGSFTAHLDLVAGGSQIKSSSTLIDYPSNFTDWGCGAPAGTYTSLLTTAGKYEPKKGPFPCLTFPTKTMRDLLDTAGISWKYYTPTYAPGSAGALWNAFAAIKNVYSDPNEWGSNVSWPETNIFNDITNNTLPAVSWIVPETYASDHPWGKGKADTGPSWVASVVNAIGQSNDWNSTAVIVTWDDFGGFFDHEPPPLFDNMGGLGFRVPMLVISPYVPKGEVTHTQYEFGSILKFVEQNFGLPSMNTTDARSTSMVDMFNFTQKPRKFTTIQSDLKKDYFIEHSHHIDNQPMDDE, encoded by the coding sequence ATGTTGCGTTTGCGACCATTCGTTATTGCCGGCACGATCGCCGCGCTGAGCGCCTGCTCTCAGCCGGGCAGCGGAGAGTCTTCGTTCGCACCTTCCGGTCCCCAGTCGATGAATGCGACGAGCGGCCAGTATATCAAACACGTCGTTATCATCGTTCAAGAGAACCGGACGTTCGACAATTTATTCGCAACGTACCCGGGAGCCGATGGCGCGACGTCGGGATACTACTTGAAGCCGGTTGGTAAGAAATACGTCAAGACGCCGATCAACCTCGTGATGCGCGATTTAGCGGGCGAGGAAGATTTGAATCATAATTCGGTGGCGTACAATCTCGCGTGCGACGGTAACGACAAATATCCGAAAACCTCGTGCGATATGGACGGCTTTAACTTCATCGGCGTTGACGGTAACAACCCATCCCACAATTACGCCTACATGTACGTCAACCCGGCTGACATTCAACCGTACTGGACGATGGCCAAGCAATATGGCCTGAGCGATCATCTGTTCACGACGCAAGGCAGCGGCAGTTTCACCGCCCATCTCGATCTGGTCGCCGGTGGGAGCCAGATTAAGAGCTCGTCGACGCTGATCGACTATCCGTCCAATTTTACGGATTGGGGTTGCGGGGCTCCGGCCGGCACGTACACGTCGCTCCTAACGACGGCCGGTAAATACGAGCCGAAGAAGGGTCCGTTTCCATGCCTGACGTTCCCGACGAAAACTATGCGCGATTTGCTCGATACGGCCGGTATCTCGTGGAAGTACTATACGCCCACGTACGCGCCGGGTAGCGCCGGAGCGCTATGGAACGCGTTTGCCGCAATCAAAAACGTGTATAGCGACCCGAACGAGTGGGGCTCCAACGTTTCGTGGCCGGAGACGAATATCTTTAACGACATCACGAATAACACGTTGCCGGCGGTTTCGTGGATCGTTCCCGAGACGTACGCTTCGGATCACCCCTGGGGTAAGGGCAAGGCAGACACCGGCCCGTCGTGGGTTGCATCGGTCGTGAACGCGATCGGTCAAAGCAACGATTGGAACTCGACTGCCGTGATCGTCACGTGGGACGATTTCGGCGGGTTCTTCGATCACGAGCCGCCGCCGCTGTTCGACAATATGGGCGGTCTCGGTTTCCGCGTTCCGATGCTGGTCATCTCGCCGTACGTTCCGAAGGGCGAGGTCACGCACACGCAATACGAGTTCGGCAGCATCCTCAAATTCGTGGAGCAGAACTTCGGCTTACCGTCAATGAATACCACCGATGCGCGTTCGACATCGATGGTCGACATGTTCAACTTCACGCAAAAGCCGCGCAAATTTACGACGATCCAGTCGGACCTCAAGAAAGACTACTTTATCGAGCATAGCCATCACATAGACAACCAGCCGATGGACGACGAGTAA
- a CDS encoding LAGLIDADG family homing endonuclease, whose translation MKFERTYSSVDNAYAGVDFSPRTSRIVNPDGSVIFEAKDVMVPSVWSQVAVDVLAQKYFRKAGVPSATSRVAEEGVPEWLWRSIPDEAALSEVSRNDQFGPERDARQVFERLAGCWTYWGWKNGYFDSETDAKVYFDEMRAMLARQVGAPNSPQWFNTGLHWAYGIAGPSQGHFYVDPASGNTKRSTSTYEHPQVSACYILSIEDDLVNEGGIFDGVLREARIFKGGSGSGANFSRLRGSGEKLTGGGTSSGLMSFLKIFDRAAGAIKSGGTTRRAAKMVVLDADHPDIEDFVNWKVREERKVADLVLGSRIFEQQINAIVSAAHDTRVPEHARMDPALNSNLRRTIREAIALGVPSGATQNALDYAKQGYTRVEIEQYDTAWDSEAYITVSGQNSNNSVRLTNEFFRKLDADEDWNLTARTTGDTIKRLKASDLWEQIALAAWQCADPGLQFDDTIQDWHTCANDDRINATNPCVTGETLVATADGPKRIADMVGKAAFVMGGDGQPHFVSRIFKTGTKPAYRLRTKAGYELNVTADHRIWTENRGDVPASELRAGDRIGLGGSGFGSRTLDERIALGIGVAVGDGCVTNGPRPGLILTMAHHEAPVLESIADGINDSKSTALDGRGRRVTSVTHPPSASCARISVGNRSVIETFSRYVVLDQGSAEKRFTEAIFELDRVSTAHILRGLFTADGTVANYGSKSQYVSLDSCSLDLLKQTQHLLLSFGIKAKLYQNRRVELTSQCPDGMGGVATYNVAQMHSLRISRSSRLRFEQEIGFDIGSPKVQALRELNATVACYADAFSDEFTSLELIGDRDVFDLTEQDTNHFVANGLKVHNCSEYVFIDDTACNLSSLNLVKFLNDDGNFDAKRFAAASRIWTTTLEISVTMGQMPSQQIAEKNHGYRTLGLGYANMGTLLMRMGLPYDSEEGYGWCAAISALMTGAAYRASAEMAQQLGPFARFEANRDSMLRVIRNHRRAAYNAPNAEYEALGAKPVTHAPTLFTQETWALARRMWDDALSIGEVAGYRNAQTVVIAPTGCLTGNTLVATDRGLARLNRLGNPDGNQWQDVDFRVLTDDGEQHATKFFINGIEPTRRITTKSGYVIQGTPTHRIKVVDPESGDLVWKRMADVAPHDRVALSMGKFVGQLRSVTLPALGEAYWTGDYTTVVPRMMTPDLAELVGYFMGDGSFHSKGLRFCVAQPDEDVANRLCDLARTLFNLDATRTQKTGYVEVAINSVPLVLWWEACGFRKLPPSVGHRGKGYIPRIPDALLATNDPAIYGAFLRGLYEADGTVTNEVPTWSSASADFSEEVKTLMLMLGLPTTTKIDISGWGQSNLYCSRLLNLSYGRRFVEAVGFIGARKANAVGARDGWQARRHDNVYVGEIACRELVSAGAIAKTDLHNAHSRNPGALSRQLVQRALDANWQSRLASSLEFYYDSVSANEDGGEQLTYDLSVPANVTYVANGFISHNTIGLVMDCDTTGIEPDFALVKFKKLAGGGYFKIVNQSVEAALRKLGYSDEHIDAIETYAKGTGTLEGAPHINRATLKAKGFDDAALAKIEASLLGAFELPFVFNKFVLGEEFCTQNLGIPADKLNDWSFSLLRDGLGFTNQQIEESSAHICGRMTVEGAPYLKDEHLAVFDCATPCGRYGERYIRPLAHVDMMAAAQPFVSGAISKTINLPQSATIADVKEAYRYSWERMIKAVALYRDGSKLSQPLAGSYDLGGNDDEASPAVANTDFATPMQIAEKIVYRYIAKRRRMPERRSGYTQKAIIGGHKVYLRTGEYEGGQLGEIFIDMHKEGAAFRSLMNNFAIAISLGLQHGVPLEEFVEAFTFTRFEPNGPVTGHDHIKMATSLLDYIFRELAVSYLGRYDLAHVQPSMHVDAMGPEPHDEYLSEEDGGTNVRPVGVDEKLHPVSSHFRPGQSTPSDAGMAGAHAVSTVVSLTATGGVQASVATATVTLSRTEAVNASKAKGYTGNACSECGQLTMVRNGACEKCDSCGSTSGCS comes from the coding sequence ATGAAGTTTGAGCGCACGTATTCCTCCGTCGACAACGCATATGCCGGCGTCGATTTCAGTCCCCGGACCTCGCGGATCGTCAATCCCGATGGCTCGGTGATTTTCGAAGCCAAGGACGTCATGGTCCCCTCCGTTTGGAGCCAGGTCGCCGTCGATGTGCTGGCCCAGAAGTACTTTCGGAAGGCCGGCGTGCCGAGTGCCACCTCCCGGGTGGCCGAGGAGGGCGTGCCCGAGTGGCTGTGGCGTTCCATCCCCGATGAGGCCGCTTTAAGCGAAGTCTCGCGCAACGATCAGTTCGGCCCCGAACGTGATGCTCGGCAGGTGTTCGAGCGACTAGCCGGTTGCTGGACCTACTGGGGCTGGAAGAACGGCTATTTCGACTCCGAGACCGACGCGAAAGTCTATTTCGACGAGATGCGCGCCATGTTGGCGCGCCAGGTGGGCGCTCCGAACTCTCCGCAGTGGTTTAACACGGGCTTGCACTGGGCGTACGGGATCGCCGGCCCGTCGCAGGGTCATTTTTACGTCGACCCGGCCAGCGGCAACACGAAACGCTCCACAAGCACCTACGAGCACCCGCAAGTATCGGCGTGTTACATTTTGTCGATCGAGGACGACCTCGTTAACGAAGGCGGCATCTTCGATGGCGTTCTTCGCGAAGCACGCATTTTTAAGGGCGGCTCCGGATCGGGCGCCAACTTTTCCCGACTTCGCGGCTCCGGCGAAAAACTGACCGGCGGCGGCACTAGCTCCGGCTTGATGTCGTTTTTGAAGATTTTCGACCGCGCGGCCGGTGCGATCAAATCGGGCGGTACCACGCGCCGCGCGGCCAAGATGGTCGTGCTCGACGCCGATCACCCCGACATCGAAGACTTCGTCAATTGGAAAGTTCGCGAGGAGCGCAAGGTTGCCGATCTCGTTCTCGGATCGCGCATTTTCGAACAGCAGATCAACGCAATCGTTTCGGCCGCCCACGACACGCGCGTTCCCGAACATGCGCGAATGGATCCCGCGCTCAATTCGAATCTGCGCCGCACGATCCGCGAAGCGATCGCATTAGGCGTCCCGAGCGGCGCGACGCAGAACGCGCTCGACTATGCGAAACAGGGTTATACACGCGTCGAAATCGAGCAATACGACACGGCCTGGGATTCCGAGGCATACATCACGGTTTCCGGCCAAAATTCGAACAATTCGGTGCGGTTGACGAACGAGTTCTTCCGCAAACTCGACGCGGATGAAGATTGGAATCTCACTGCGCGCACGACCGGTGACACGATCAAGCGCCTCAAAGCCAGCGACCTGTGGGAGCAGATCGCGCTCGCTGCCTGGCAGTGCGCCGATCCCGGTCTGCAATTTGACGACACAATTCAAGACTGGCACACATGCGCCAACGACGACCGCATTAATGCAACGAACCCGTGCGTCACGGGCGAGACGCTCGTTGCGACTGCCGACGGCCCGAAACGCATCGCTGACATGGTTGGTAAAGCTGCGTTCGTCATGGGCGGCGACGGCCAGCCGCACTTTGTTTCGCGCATTTTCAAGACGGGCACCAAGCCGGCATATCGCCTTCGCACGAAAGCCGGCTACGAGCTGAATGTGACTGCGGATCACCGCATCTGGACCGAAAATCGCGGCGACGTTCCGGCAAGCGAACTTCGCGCCGGCGATCGCATCGGACTAGGCGGCTCCGGCTTTGGTTCGCGTACGCTCGATGAGCGGATTGCGCTCGGTATCGGTGTCGCAGTTGGAGACGGCTGCGTAACGAACGGTCCTCGCCCCGGACTCATCCTGACCATGGCTCACCACGAAGCGCCCGTTTTAGAATCGATTGCCGATGGAATCAACGATTCAAAGTCGACCGCACTAGATGGGCGAGGTAGACGTGTCACGTCCGTCACACACCCGCCGAGTGCGTCTTGCGCTCGTATCTCTGTTGGGAATCGCTCCGTTATCGAGACCTTCTCTCGATATGTGGTGCTTGATCAAGGAAGCGCCGAGAAACGCTTTACCGAAGCGATCTTCGAGCTCGATCGCGTTAGCACCGCGCACATTCTTCGAGGTCTATTTACCGCCGATGGAACGGTCGCAAACTACGGTTCGAAGTCGCAGTACGTATCGCTCGATTCGTGTTCGCTCGACCTTCTCAAACAGACGCAGCATCTTCTTCTGTCCTTTGGCATCAAGGCGAAGCTGTACCAAAATCGTCGCGTGGAGCTAACCAGCCAATGCCCCGACGGAATGGGCGGCGTGGCCACATATAATGTTGCCCAGATGCACTCGTTGCGAATTTCGCGGTCCTCTCGTCTTCGGTTCGAGCAAGAAATTGGATTCGACATCGGATCGCCGAAGGTTCAGGCACTTCGCGAACTTAACGCGACAGTGGCGTGCTACGCCGACGCATTCTCCGATGAGTTTACGTCGCTCGAACTCATTGGTGATCGCGATGTTTTCGATCTTACAGAGCAGGATACAAATCACTTTGTCGCGAATGGATTAAAAGTCCATAATTGCTCCGAGTATGTATTTATAGATGATACAGCTTGCAACCTGAGTAGCCTAAATCTCGTTAAATTTCTCAACGATGATGGAAACTTTGATGCTAAACGCTTCGCAGCAGCATCACGTATTTGGACGACCACTCTTGAGATCTCCGTGACGATGGGGCAGATGCCGTCGCAGCAGATTGCTGAAAAGAATCACGGCTATCGCACGCTTGGCCTCGGCTACGCAAATATGGGCACCTTATTAATGCGTATGGGTCTGCCGTATGATTCCGAGGAAGGCTACGGTTGGTGCGCTGCTATTTCCGCGCTTATGACGGGCGCCGCATATCGCGCATCGGCTGAGATGGCGCAGCAGCTTGGGCCGTTCGCTCGGTTCGAAGCGAATCGCGACTCGATGCTTCGGGTTATCCGCAATCATCGCCGCGCTGCGTACAACGCGCCCAATGCCGAATACGAAGCGCTTGGTGCCAAACCGGTAACGCACGCGCCGACGTTGTTCACGCAAGAAACGTGGGCGCTCGCTCGGCGTATGTGGGACGATGCGTTGTCAATCGGTGAAGTTGCAGGCTACCGAAATGCACAAACCGTTGTGATCGCGCCGACTGGATGTTTAACGGGCAATACGCTGGTTGCGACCGACCGTGGACTCGCGCGCTTAAACCGTTTGGGCAACCCGGACGGCAACCAATGGCAGGATGTCGACTTCCGCGTGCTCACCGACGACGGCGAGCAACACGCGACCAAGTTCTTCATCAATGGCATCGAACCGACGCGTCGGATCACGACGAAGAGCGGTTATGTGATTCAGGGTACGCCGACGCACCGCATCAAAGTCGTCGATCCCGAATCGGGGGACCTGGTCTGGAAGCGCATGGCTGACGTCGCTCCGCACGATCGCGTAGCGCTGTCGATGGGTAAGTTCGTGGGACAACTCCGTTCCGTTACGCTGCCCGCACTTGGCGAAGCGTACTGGACAGGCGACTACACGACCGTCGTCCCGCGAATGATGACGCCCGATCTGGCCGAACTCGTTGGATACTTCATGGGCGACGGTTCGTTCCATAGCAAGGGTCTACGTTTCTGCGTTGCACAACCCGACGAAGACGTTGCGAACCGCCTGTGCGACCTCGCTAGGACACTCTTCAACCTCGACGCAACTCGCACGCAGAAGACCGGCTACGTCGAAGTCGCGATTAACTCGGTACCGCTCGTCCTCTGGTGGGAAGCGTGCGGCTTTAGAAAGCTGCCCCCGTCGGTGGGCCATCGTGGAAAGGGCTACATTCCGCGCATCCCGGATGCGCTGTTAGCGACGAACGACCCGGCGATCTACGGTGCGTTCCTTCGTGGGCTGTACGAAGCCGACGGAACCGTCACGAACGAAGTTCCCACTTGGTCGTCGGCATCGGCTGATTTCTCGGAAGAAGTCAAGACGCTGATGCTCATGCTCGGCCTTCCCACGACGACTAAAATCGATATCTCGGGCTGGGGGCAATCGAACCTGTACTGCTCGCGGCTACTCAACCTCTCATACGGCCGCCGGTTTGTCGAAGCGGTCGGTTTCATCGGTGCGCGTAAAGCGAATGCAGTGGGCGCACGCGACGGTTGGCAAGCCCGCCGTCACGACAATGTGTACGTGGGCGAGATCGCATGCCGCGAGCTCGTTTCTGCAGGCGCGATCGCCAAAACCGATCTCCACAACGCTCATTCGCGCAATCCCGGCGCGCTTTCTCGGCAGCTCGTTCAAAGGGCACTCGACGCCAACTGGCAATCTCGCCTGGCGTCGTCGCTCGAGTTCTATTACGACAGCGTTTCCGCAAACGAAGACGGCGGCGAGCAACTCACCTACGATTTGTCCGTACCGGCTAACGTGACGTACGTTGCCAACGGCTTCATCTCGCACAACACGATCGGCCTGGTTATGGATTGCGATACTACCGGTATCGAGCCCGACTTCGCGCTCGTGAAGTTCAAGAAACTCGCCGGTGGTGGTTACTTCAAGATCGTCAACCAGTCGGTCGAGGCTGCGCTGCGCAAGCTGGGATACTCCGACGAACACATCGACGCGATCGAGACGTATGCCAAGGGAACCGGAACGCTCGAAGGCGCGCCGCACATTAATCGTGCGACCCTGAAAGCCAAAGGCTTCGACGATGCCGCGCTCGCCAAGATTGAAGCGTCGTTACTCGGTGCGTTCGAGTTGCCGTTTGTTTTTAACAAGTTCGTTCTCGGAGAAGAGTTCTGCACACAAAACCTCGGTATTCCGGCCGACAAGCTGAATGACTGGAGCTTCTCCCTTCTTCGTGACGGATTGGGCTTCACGAACCAGCAGATCGAAGAATCATCGGCGCATATTTGCGGCCGCATGACCGTCGAAGGCGCGCCGTACCTCAAGGACGAGCATCTCGCGGTGTTCGACTGTGCGACACCGTGTGGACGCTACGGTGAGCGGTACATCCGACCGCTGGCACACGTCGACATGATGGCAGCGGCTCAACCCTTCGTCAGCGGCGCAATTTCAAAAACGATAAACCTTCCGCAGAGTGCGACGATCGCCGACGTCAAGGAAGCCTATCGCTATTCGTGGGAGCGAATGATCAAAGCGGTGGCACTCTACCGCGACGGATCGAAGCTATCGCAACCGCTAGCTGGTAGCTACGACCTCGGCGGAAACGACGACGAAGCGTCGCCGGCTGTTGCCAACACCGATTTCGCCACGCCGATGCAAATCGCCGAGAAGATCGTGTATCGTTACATCGCCAAGCGCCGGCGCATGCCGGAGCGCCGCAGCGGCTACACGCAGAAGGCGATCATCGGCGGACACAAAGTCTACCTGCGGACCGGCGAGTACGAAGGCGGACAGCTCGGCGAGATCTTCATCGACATGCATAAGGAAGGCGCCGCCTTCCGATCGTTGATGAACAACTTCGCGATTGCGATTTCGCTGGGCTTACAGCACGGCGTTCCGCTCGAGGAGTTCGTCGAAGCCTTTACCTTCACGCGTTTCGAGCCCAACGGTCCGGTGACGGGTCACGACCACATCAAGATGGCGACCTCGTTACTCGACTACATCTTCCGCGAGTTGGCCGTGAGTTATCTCGGCCGCTACGATCTCGCGCACGTACAACCTTCGATGCACGTCGATGCGATGGGTCCCGAACCCCACGACGAGTATCTGTCTGAGGAGGACGGCGGTACGAACGTCCGGCCGGTAGGAGTCGACGAGAAGCTGCATCCCGTCAGCTCGCACTTCCGGCCAGGACAATCTACCCCGTCGGATGCCGGAATGGCAGGCGCGCACGCCGTCTCAACCGTTGTTTCCCTGACGGCTACAGGCGGCGTGCAGGCTTCCGTCGCGACGGCCACCGTAACGCTGTCGCGCACCGAAGCCGTCAACGCGTCGAAGGCCAAAGGCTACACCGGTAACGCCTGCTCCGAATGCGGACAGCTCACGATGGTACGCAACGGGGCGTGCGAGAAATGTGACTCGTGCGGATCCACGAGCGGCTGCTCGTAA
- a CDS encoding alkaline phosphatase family protein encodes MKRTPLLAAVLWTLSACSGGSFVGGASNAAEEVAHGLGHAVSPIQHVIIIVQENRTPDNLFQGLPGANISKTGLDSEGETVTLKPVSLAASFDLGHNRASFLTDYDDGKMDGFDRNLPEKFHLRPFSYAPASEVQPYLDMASQYTFADNMFQTQQAGSFPAHQYLVSGTSSALPATTYSAADNPYDERQPTKTAPAGCDAPDYSLVATLSRGNGDSGAGVFPCFDRPALSDLLDSAHLTWRYYQHLYGTGLWHAFDAIQHVRYGPDYANVVSPSQTILADISAGQLPAVSWVMPASDAYSDHPGSRSAKGPSWVAAVVNAVGESQYWNSTAVFITWDDWGGWYDHVPPKMYNHFELGFRVPLVIVSPYAKAGFVSHRRHEFGSILRFAETAFDLGSLDTTDKRSDDLADAFNFKKPPRQFVPIQAPPFNPSSDTTSGPDIEDRE; translated from the coding sequence ATGAAGCGAACGCCGCTGCTTGCCGCAGTCCTTTGGACGCTGAGTGCTTGCAGCGGCGGTTCTTTTGTGGGCGGCGCGTCGAATGCGGCCGAAGAGGTCGCGCACGGCCTAGGCCACGCAGTCTCGCCGATTCAACACGTCATCATCATTGTCCAAGAGAATCGAACGCCGGACAATCTTTTCCAGGGTCTGCCGGGCGCCAACATTTCGAAGACCGGATTGGATTCGGAAGGTGAAACCGTTACGCTAAAACCGGTCTCATTGGCTGCGTCGTTCGACCTCGGTCATAACCGCGCATCATTCCTGACCGATTACGACGATGGAAAGATGGACGGTTTCGATCGAAACCTTCCGGAGAAGTTTCATCTCCGACCGTTCAGCTACGCCCCGGCTTCCGAGGTGCAACCGTACCTCGATATGGCGAGCCAATATACGTTCGCAGATAACATGTTTCAGACGCAGCAAGCCGGCAGTTTTCCGGCGCACCAATATTTGGTCAGCGGAACGTCATCGGCTCTACCGGCGACGACGTACAGCGCTGCGGATAATCCGTACGACGAACGCCAACCGACGAAAACGGCTCCGGCCGGTTGTGACGCCCCCGATTACTCGCTAGTCGCGACGTTAAGCCGGGGCAACGGAGACTCCGGAGCGGGCGTCTTTCCATGCTTCGATCGCCCGGCGTTGTCCGATCTATTGGATTCTGCGCATCTAACCTGGCGCTACTATCAGCATCTATACGGTACCGGGCTTTGGCACGCATTCGATGCAATCCAGCACGTCCGCTACGGTCCAGATTATGCGAATGTCGTTTCTCCGTCGCAAACGATATTGGCCGACATCTCGGCGGGACAGTTACCAGCAGTGTCGTGGGTCATGCCCGCGTCCGACGCGTACTCGGACCATCCGGGTAGTCGAAGCGCGAAAGGGCCGTCATGGGTCGCGGCAGTCGTGAATGCGGTCGGGGAAAGTCAATATTGGAACTCGACGGCGGTCTTCATTACGTGGGATGACTGGGGAGGCTGGTACGATCACGTCCCGCCGAAAATGTACAACCATTTCGAACTAGGATTTCGCGTCCCATTAGTTATCGTTTCGCCGTATGCCAAGGCCGGCTTCGTTTCGCATCGACGGCACGAGTTCGGAAGCATCCTCCGGTTTGCAGAAACCGCATTCGATCTCGGTTCGCTCGACACGACCGACAAGCGATCCGACGACCTCGCCGATGCTTTTAACTTCAAGAAACCGCCGCGCCAGTTCGTGCCGATTCAAGCGCCGCCGTTTAATCCCAGTAGCGATACGACCTCCGGTCCCGACATCGAGGATCGGGAATAG